From a region of the Vidua macroura isolate BioBank_ID:100142 chromosome 3, ASM2450914v1, whole genome shotgun sequence genome:
- the SIX2 gene encoding homeobox protein SIX2: MSMLPTFGFTQEQVACVCEVLQQGGNIERLGRFLWSLPACEHLHKNESVLKAKAVVAFHRGNFRELYKILESHQFSAHNHPKLQQLWLKAHYIEAEKLRGRPLGAVGKYRVRRKFPLPRSIWDGEETSYCFKEKSRSVLREWYAHNPYPSPREKRELAEATGLTTTQVSNWFKNRRQRDRAAEAKERENNENSNSNSHNPLSASMNGNKTVLGSSEDEKTPSGTPDHTSSSPALLLGSNPGLQPLHGLGHPQGPSAIPVPSGDPMHHHSLQDSILNPMSSNLVDLGS; this comes from the exons ATGTCGATGCTCCCGACTTTTGGCTTCACCCAAGAGCAAGTGGCCTGCGTCTGCGAGGTGCTCCAGCAAGGCGGCAACATCGAGCGGCTGGGGCGGTTCCTCtggtccctccctgcctgcgAGCACCTCCACAAGAACGAGAGCGTCCTGAAGGCCAAGGCGGTGGTGGCCTTCCACCGGGGCAACTTCCGCGAGCTCTACAAGATCCTGGAGAGCCACCAGTTCTCGGCGCACAACCACCCCAAgcttcagcagctctggctgaaggCGCACTACATCGAGGCGGAGAAGCTGCGGGGGCGACCCCTAGGGGCGGTGGGCAAGTACCGGGTGCGCCGCAAGTTCCCGCTGCCCCGCTCCATCTGGGACGGCGAGGAGACCAGCTACTGCTTCAAGGAGAAGAGCCGCAGCGTCCTCCGAGAGTGGTACGCCCACAACCCCTACCCGTCCCCCCGCGAGAAGCGGGAGCTGGCCGAGGCCACCGGCCTCACCACCACCCAGGTCAGCAACTGGTTCAAGAACCGCCGGCAGCGGGACCGCGCCGCCGAGGCCAAGGAAAG GGAAAACAACGAGAATTCCAACTCCAACAGCCACAACCCGCTCTCGGCGTCTATGAACGGGAATAAGACAGTTTTGGGGAGCTCAGAGGACGAGAAGACGCCGTCAGGGACCCCGGATCACACTTCCTCCAGCCCCGCGCTGCTGCTCGGCTCCAACCccgggctgcagcccctgcacgGCCTGGGCCACCCCCAGGGCCCCAGCGCCATCCCCGTGCCCAGCGGCGACCCCATGCACCATCACAGCTTGCAGGACTCCATTCTCAACCCCATGTCATCTAACTTGGTCGATCTGGGCTCTTAA